A genomic stretch from Hydrogenimonas urashimensis includes:
- the topA gene encoding type I DNA topoisomerase has translation MKNLIIVESPAKARTIKNFLGKDYEVIASKGHIRDLPKHSFGIKIEGDRFEPQYRVDRDHSAIVKQIKDLAQKSERVYIATDEDREGEAIGYHIAKAIGKDPETLPRIVFHEITKSAIEHALENPRKIDMDQVNAQQARRLLDRIVGYKLSPLLASKIQKGLSAGRVQSAALKIVVDREREIQAFQPVEYWSIDAIFKPEIEAGLVEYGGKKIEKMTIKTGEEAHAIEATLKKETYRVKSIEKKQRKSSAPPPFMTSTLQQSASGRLGFSPKKTMMIAQKLYEGVKTDKGQMGVITYMRTDSLNIAKEAQDAARETIVKAYGEKYLPPKPKIYSSKAKGAQEAHEAIRPTRLDFSPDIAAKYLAPDELKLYRLIYNRFLASQMHDALLESQTILFASEHGVFKATGRKLVFDGFYRVMGYDDKDKLLPELKEGEEVPLQKLTANQHFTEPPPRYTEASLIKKLESLGIGRPSTYAPTISLLVSREYLKIEKRQLIPTPIAFTVIEILEKHFPEIVDSNFTAEMEEKLDEVAERRVDWQKLLLEFYKPFIEKVEEGKKAIKSLKKAEPIGRECPQCGSELLLRSGRYGDFIACSNYPKCKYTENIAKEGEEEKPQAQASDEVCEKCGAPMVVKTGRRGPFLACSAYPKCKNTRPLEKPKALAVKCPECGGDIIERSSRRGKFFGCSNYPKCTFVSKFEPTEKRCPACGYPMAKRTFRGKEVYECIKCKHREEAGASFGEK, from the coding sequence TTGAAAAATCTCATTATCGTCGAATCGCCCGCCAAAGCACGAACCATCAAGAACTTTCTGGGCAAGGATTACGAAGTGATCGCTTCCAAGGGGCATATCCGCGACCTGCCCAAGCACAGTTTCGGCATCAAGATCGAAGGTGACCGGTTCGAGCCGCAGTACCGAGTCGACAGGGACCACAGCGCCATCGTCAAGCAGATCAAAGATCTGGCCCAAAAAAGCGAGCGGGTCTACATCGCGACCGACGAGGACCGCGAAGGGGAGGCGATCGGCTACCATATCGCCAAGGCAATCGGCAAAGACCCCGAAACACTGCCGCGTATCGTCTTTCACGAGATTACAAAAAGCGCCATCGAGCACGCGCTGGAGAATCCGCGAAAGATCGACATGGACCAGGTCAATGCCCAGCAGGCCAGACGCCTTCTGGACCGCATCGTCGGCTACAAACTCTCTCCTCTGCTGGCCAGCAAGATCCAAAAGGGCCTGAGCGCCGGGCGCGTGCAGTCGGCGGCGCTGAAGATTGTCGTCGACCGGGAGCGGGAGATCCAGGCCTTCCAACCGGTGGAGTACTGGAGCATCGACGCGATTTTCAAGCCCGAAATCGAAGCGGGACTGGTGGAGTATGGCGGCAAGAAGATCGAAAAGATGACGATCAAAACGGGCGAGGAAGCCCACGCTATCGAAGCGACGCTCAAAAAGGAGACGTACAGGGTCAAAAGCATCGAAAAGAAGCAGCGCAAGAGCTCCGCACCGCCCCCTTTCATGACCTCCACGCTGCAGCAGAGCGCGTCGGGACGGCTTGGCTTCAGCCCCAAAAAGACGATGATGATCGCCCAGAAGCTCTACGAAGGGGTGAAGACCGACAAGGGTCAGATGGGTGTCATCACCTACATGCGGACCGACTCGCTCAACATCGCCAAAGAGGCCCAAGACGCCGCGCGGGAAACCATCGTGAAAGCCTATGGCGAAAAATACCTGCCGCCCAAGCCCAAAATCTACAGCTCGAAAGCCAAAGGGGCGCAGGAGGCCCACGAGGCGATTCGCCCCACACGGCTCGATTTTAGCCCCGACATCGCCGCCAAATACCTGGCGCCCGACGAACTGAAGCTTTATCGGCTTATCTACAACCGGTTCCTGGCCAGCCAGATGCATGACGCGCTGCTGGAGTCGCAGACCATCCTTTTCGCATCCGAGCACGGCGTCTTCAAGGCGACCGGCCGCAAGCTGGTTTTCGACGGCTTCTACCGGGTCATGGGATACGACGACAAGGACAAACTGCTGCCTGAACTCAAGGAGGGCGAAGAGGTGCCGCTGCAGAAGCTGACGGCCAACCAGCACTTCACCGAACCGCCGCCACGCTATACGGAAGCGAGCCTTATCAAGAAGCTCGAAAGCCTGGGTATCGGCCGACCCAGCACCTACGCGCCGACCATTTCGCTGCTGGTATCAAGAGAGTACCTCAAGATCGAGAAGCGCCAGCTTATCCCGACACCCATCGCCTTTACCGTCATCGAGATTCTGGAGAAGCATTTCCCCGAAATCGTCGACTCCAACTTCACGGCCGAGATGGAAGAGAAGCTCGACGAGGTGGCGGAGAGGAGGGTGGACTGGCAGAAACTGCTGCTGGAGTTCTACAAACCTTTCATCGAGAAAGTGGAAGAGGGCAAGAAGGCGATCAAAAGCCTGAAAAAGGCCGAACCTATCGGGCGTGAGTGCCCCCAGTGCGGCAGCGAACTTCTTCTAAGAAGCGGACGGTACGGCGACTTCATCGCCTGCAGCAACTATCCCAAGTGCAAATACACCGAAAACATCGCCAAAGAGGGAGAAGAGGAGAAACCGCAAGCCCAGGCGAGCGACGAAGTGTGCGAAAAGTGCGGCGCGCCGATGGTCGTCAAAACCGGCCGGCGCGGGCCTTTCCTGGCTTGCAGCGCCTACCCCAAATGCAAAAACACGCGGCCGCTGGAAAAGCCCAAAGCACTGGCTGTCAAATGCCCCGAATGCGGCGGCGACATCATCGAGCGCTCGTCGCGGCGCGGCAAGTTTTTCGGTTGCTCCAACTACCCCAAGTGCACGTTTGTGAGCAAATTCGAACCGACCGAAAAGAGGTGCCCGGCATGTGGTTACCCGATGGCCAAACGCACTTTCCGGGGCAAAGAAGTGTATGAGTGCATCAAGTGCAAGCACAGAGAAGAGGCGGGAGCCTCTTTTGGTGAAAAGTGA
- the recA gene encoding recombinase RecA, which produces MNIDPNKQKALDVAIKQIDKAFGKGALVRLGDREIEPIEAISTGSLGLDMALGIGGVPRGRIIEIYGPESSGKTTLALQIISEAQKDGSICAFIDAEHALDVRYAKNLGVDVENLLVSQPDFGEQALDIVETIARSGAVDVIVVDSVAALTPKAEIEGDMGDTHVGLQARLMSQALRKLTGVLHKMETTVIFINQIRMKIGTMGYGSPETTTGGNALKFYASVRIDVRRIATLKQGENQIGNRVKAKVVKNKVAPPFRIAEFDIMFGEGISKEGEIIDYGVKLDIIDKSGAWFSYKETKLGQGRENAKQTLKDNPELAARIEEEIKEALGIGSTMLEMSEDDIKAAGTE; this is translated from the coding sequence ATGAACATAGATCCGAATAAACAGAAGGCGCTGGATGTCGCGATCAAACAGATCGACAAGGCATTCGGCAAGGGAGCGCTGGTGCGCCTGGGTGACAGGGAGATCGAGCCGATCGAAGCGATCAGCACAGGATCGCTGGGACTCGATATGGCGCTGGGAATCGGCGGAGTGCCGCGTGGGCGCATTATCGAAATCTACGGGCCGGAAAGTTCGGGCAAGACGACGCTCGCGCTGCAGATCATCTCGGAAGCGCAGAAGGATGGCAGCATCTGCGCCTTCATCGACGCGGAACACGCGCTTGATGTGCGCTACGCCAAAAATCTCGGCGTCGATGTGGAAAATCTGCTGGTGAGCCAGCCCGATTTCGGCGAACAGGCACTCGACATCGTCGAAACCATCGCCCGAAGCGGGGCGGTGGATGTGATCGTCGTGGACTCCGTGGCGGCACTCACCCCCAAGGCGGAGATCGAAGGGGATATGGGAGACACCCATGTCGGGCTGCAGGCGCGCTTGATGAGCCAGGCGTTACGAAAGCTTACAGGCGTTCTGCACAAAATGGAGACCACAGTCATATTCATCAACCAGATTCGTATGAAAATTGGTACAATGGGTTACGGCAGCCCCGAGACGACAACCGGCGGAAACGCCCTTAAATTCTACGCGTCCGTCCGCATCGACGTACGCCGCATAGCGACCCTGAAACAGGGCGAAAACCAGATCGGCAACCGGGTCAAAGCGAAAGTGGTCAAAAACAAAGTCGCGCCGCCTTTCCGCATCGCCGAATTCGACATCATGTTCGGAGAGGGGATCAGCAAGGAGGGCGAGATCATCGATTACGGGGTCAAACTCGACATTATCGACAAATCGGGAGCCTGGTTCAGTTACAAAGAGACGAAACTGGGCCAGGGACGCGAAAACGCCAAGCAGACCCTCAAGGACAACCCGGAACTCGCCGCCAGAATCGAAGAGGAGATCAAAGAGGCGCTGGGCATCGGAAGCACCATGCTCGAAATGAGCGAAGACGATATCAAGGCAGCCGGTACCGAATAA
- a CDS encoding septum formation initiator: MPDIEVVPTGGSRSIAIFGIPLQRILAALIAVVGLGIYAGVLLFGPNSLTVLLGLEEQRTTYEHHIRLLKKENAALQKEYFELKQLEPDQ, from the coding sequence ATGCCCGATATCGAGGTAGTCCCGACCGGCGGAAGCCGGTCGATCGCCATCTTCGGCATACCTCTTCAGCGTATTCTTGCCGCACTGATCGCCGTCGTTGGGCTGGGCATCTATGCCGGTGTTCTGCTTTTCGGTCCCAACTCGCTGACCGTTCTGCTTGGTCTTGAGGAGCAGCGAACCACCTATGAACACCACATCAGGCTTCTCAAAAAGGAAAATGCGGCCCTGCAGAAAGAGTACTTCGAACTGAAACAACTGGAGCCGGACCAATGA
- a CDS encoding metallophosphoesterase family protein, translated as MKLGILSDTHKKLGRARRAIDMLVENGAEFLIHAGDIGREETLAYMESIGLAYVAVLGNNDEKLAHLEDRYALFREPHYFDIGGLRVKLMHHPWFLSPDADLIVFGHTHKFSLECRLSGELFINPGEVCARNKPVSEAVLLELREDAWHIVHCERRIKESEWRYNRHICSRKVPADV; from the coding sequence ATGAAACTCGGCATCCTCTCCGATACCCACAAAAAATTGGGACGCGCCCGCAGGGCGATCGACATGCTGGTCGAAAACGGTGCGGAGTTTCTGATCCATGCCGGGGACATTGGCAGGGAAGAGACGCTGGCCTATATGGAGTCGATCGGTCTTGCCTATGTGGCGGTGCTTGGTAACAACGATGAAAAGCTGGCCCACCTGGAAGACCGCTACGCACTTTTCAGGGAACCCCACTATTTCGACATTGGCGGTCTGCGTGTCAAACTGATGCACCATCCATGGTTTCTCTCGCCCGATGCCGACCTGATCGTTTTCGGCCATACCCACAAGTTTTCGCTGGAGTGCCGCCTCAGCGGCGAGCTTTTTATCAATCCCGGGGAGGTGTGCGCGAGGAACAAGCCGGTCAGCGAGGCGGTTCTGCTTGAGCTTCGGGAGGATGCATGGCATATCGTCCATTGCGAACGCCGCATCAAAGAGAGCGAATGGCGGTATAATAGACATATCTGTTCCCGAAAGGTTCCGGCGGATGTCTAG
- a CDS encoding biotin synthase, with amino-acid sequence MSRKIFLCAISNISSGHCLEDCRFCTQSVRYGADISRYYHKPIETIVEEAKRARERKAAGFCLVTAGRGIDEKTLRFVCETAEAVKKEVAGLALIACNGTASVEQLTILKEHGIDSYNHNLETSETFYPQICTTHSWKERYETCENVKKAGLKLCTGGIFGLGESMEDRLLLLESIRSLDPASVPINFYHPNTALPLEKKTVPAKEALKMIRIAREVLGERRIMVAGGREITFGDEDYRIFEAGADAIVIGDYLTTRGKEPTRDHRMLQAHGYEIAGSCHEQ; translated from the coding sequence ATGTCTAGAAAAATCTTTCTGTGTGCCATCAGCAACATCTCCAGCGGCCACTGCCTCGAGGATTGCAGATTCTGTACCCAGAGTGTCCGATACGGGGCCGACATCTCCCGTTACTACCACAAGCCGATCGAAACGATTGTCGAAGAGGCGAAACGGGCGCGGGAGCGCAAAGCAGCCGGTTTCTGCCTTGTTACGGCCGGTAGGGGAATCGACGAGAAGACGCTGCGCTTCGTCTGCGAAACGGCCGAAGCGGTCAAAAAAGAGGTGGCGGGACTCGCTCTTATCGCCTGCAACGGTACGGCGAGCGTGGAACAACTCACGATTTTGAAAGAGCACGGCATCGACAGTTACAACCACAACCTGGAGACATCCGAAACGTTCTACCCCCAAATATGCACCACCCACAGCTGGAAAGAGCGCTACGAAACCTGCGAAAATGTCAAAAAGGCGGGGCTAAAGCTCTGCACAGGCGGCATTTTCGGCCTTGGCGAGAGCATGGAAGATCGTCTTTTGTTGCTCGAAAGTATCCGCTCTCTTGATCCGGCATCGGTGCCGATCAATTTCTACCATCCAAATACCGCCCTGCCTCTGGAGAAGAAGACGGTTCCGGCCAAAGAGGCGCTGAAGATGATACGGATCGCCAGGGAGGTGCTGGGTGAGCGGCGTATCATGGTCGCGGGAGGCCGCGAAATCACCTTCGGGGACGAGGATTACAGAATCTTCGAGGCGGGCGCGGATGCCATCGTGATCGGCGATTACCTGACCACGCGGGGGAAGGAGCCGACGCGTGACCATAGGATGCTGCAAGCACACGGATACGAGATCGCCGGGAGCTGCCATGAGCAGTGA
- a CDS encoding menaquinone biosynthesis family protein has product MKDYAIKPSTLLVAHSPDADDIFMYYAIKFGWVSPPVPFDNIALDIETLNEAALAGTYDVTAISFALYPKIRNDYALLRTAVSFGEGYGPKLIKRKGTRLRRNFKVALSGRHTTNAMLFRIAYPEARIVYKNFLDIEKAVLEGEVHAGVLIHESILDFDESLEVEREIWDIWRELAGRELPLPLGGMALRRSIPLTRAIAVENALIRAVDVADRHRHLLARMLLERHLVRIDADTLDTYLDLYANDKSVTMDAAQLEALNRLFQIGYEHGFYECPIDAEDFMIPTEYLSERFS; this is encoded by the coding sequence ATGAAGGATTATGCCATCAAACCCAGCACTCTCTTGGTTGCCCATTCGCCCGATGCGGACGATATTTTCATGTACTACGCCATCAAATTCGGCTGGGTGAGCCCGCCTGTTCCTTTCGACAATATCGCTCTGGATATCGAAACACTCAATGAAGCGGCACTGGCAGGCACCTACGATGTGACCGCGATCAGCTTCGCCCTCTACCCGAAAATACGAAACGATTACGCCCTGTTGCGCACCGCCGTCAGTTTCGGGGAGGGGTATGGCCCCAAGCTGATCAAAAGAAAGGGAACCCGGCTGCGCAGAAATTTCAAGGTGGCGCTTTCGGGCAGGCATACGACCAACGCTATGCTTTTTCGCATCGCCTATCCCGAGGCCCGCATCGTCTACAAAAATTTTCTCGATATCGAAAAGGCGGTACTGGAGGGAGAGGTGCACGCGGGGGTGCTGATTCACGAAAGCATTCTCGATTTCGACGAGAGCCTGGAGGTGGAACGGGAAATATGGGATATCTGGCGGGAACTCGCGGGCAGGGAGCTGCCGCTTCCTTTGGGCGGTATGGCCCTGCGCCGCTCCATCCCGCTGACCCGGGCGATCGCCGTCGAGAACGCCCTCATCCGAGCCGTTGACGTGGCCGACCGCCACCGCCACCTCCTGGCCAGAATGCTTTTGGAACGCCACCTTGTCCGCATCGATGCCGACACCCTCGATACCTATCTGGATCTTTACGCCAACGACAAGAGCGTCACGATGGATGCCGCTCAGCTCGAAGCGCTGAACAGGCTCTTTCAGATAGGGTACGAGCACGGGTTTTACGAATGTCCGATAGATGCGGAAGATTTTATGATACCCACAGAGTATTTGTCGGAGCGGTTTTCGTGA
- the eno gene encoding phosphopyruvate hydratase: MVFIDNIQADEVMDSRGNPTVRATVRLSDGTSADAIVPSGASTGKREALELRDGGERYMGKGVLTACENVNIKIADELIGLSPYNQAEIDIIMKEIDGTDNYENIGANAVLGVSMAVARAAAKSLHMPLYRYLGGANALVMPTPMLNIINGGSHADNSVDFQEYMIMPTGFDEFAEALRASAEVYHNLKKILHDMGHSTALGDEGGFAPNLSSNEEPIQVIMQAIEKAGYKPGEQIAIALDVASSELVAEGGYRLESENRTVSSEELIAYYEELIGKYPIVSIEDGLSEDDWDGWKTLTERLGCKVQLVGDDLFVTNVGILAEGIGKGIANSILIKPNQIGSVSETMQTVRLAQRNGYTCVMSHRSGESEDPFIADFAVALNTGQIKTGSTARSERIAKYNRLLAIERELGYSEYLGKELFS, translated from the coding sequence ATGGTTTTTATCGACAATATCCAGGCCGACGAAGTGATGGACAGCCGGGGCAATCCCACTGTTCGCGCGACGGTGCGTCTGAGCGACGGCACCAGTGCCGACGCGATCGTCCCCAGCGGCGCCAGCACGGGCAAGCGCGAAGCCCTCGAACTTCGTGACGGCGGAGAGCGTTACATGGGCAAAGGGGTCCTGACGGCCTGCGAAAACGTCAACATCAAAATCGCCGACGAACTGATCGGCCTGAGCCCCTACAACCAGGCGGAGATCGACATCATCATGAAAGAGATCGACGGAACGGACAATTACGAAAACATCGGAGCCAATGCGGTTCTTGGCGTCTCCATGGCCGTCGCGCGTGCCGCTGCAAAGAGCCTCCACATGCCCCTATACCGCTATCTTGGCGGTGCCAATGCCCTGGTCATGCCGACCCCGATGCTCAACATCATCAACGGCGGCAGCCATGCCGACAACAGTGTCGACTTCCAGGAGTACATGATCATGCCCACGGGCTTCGACGAATTCGCGGAAGCGCTCAGGGCCAGCGCGGAGGTGTACCATAACCTCAAAAAGATACTGCACGACATGGGACACTCCACGGCGCTCGGCGACGAGGGCGGCTTCGCGCCTAACCTCAGCAGCAACGAAGAGCCGATTCAGGTGATTATGCAGGCGATCGAGAAAGCGGGCTACAAACCGGGCGAGCAGATTGCCATCGCCCTCGATGTTGCCAGCAGCGAACTGGTCGCGGAGGGGGGCTATCGCCTCGAGAGCGAAAACCGCACCGTCAGCAGCGAGGAGCTGATCGCATATTACGAAGAGCTGATCGGAAAATACCCGATCGTCAGCATCGAAGACGGCCTCAGCGAAGATGACTGGGACGGATGGAAAACATTGACGGAGCGGCTGGGCTGCAAAGTGCAGCTGGTTGGCGACGACCTCTTCGTCACCAATGTCGGCATTCTCGCCGAAGGGATCGGAAAAGGTATCGCCAACTCGATCCTGATCAAACCCAACCAGATCGGATCGGTTTCGGAAACAATGCAGACCGTCCGCCTCGCCCAGCGCAACGGATACACCTGCGTCATGAGCCACAGAAGCGGGGAGAGCGAAGATCCGTTCATCGCCGATTTCGCCGTGGCGCTCAATACCGGACAGATCAAAACCGGATCGACGGCGCGTTCGGAACGCATCGCCAAGTACAACCGGCTTCTTGCCATCGAGCGTGAACTCGGCTACAGCGAATACCTCGGGAAGGAACTTTTTAGTTAA
- a CDS encoding shikimate kinase produces the protein MRCAENIVLIGFMGAGKSTVGRRLAQRSGRYFLDADALIESAQGKAIPSIFDEKGEAYFRQLEQQSARWLAECVRGSIVSTGGGMPMVVEKLRDIGTVVYLKISFEKILQRIRPEERKKRPLFNDTAKTRMLFEARERIYEKRAQITVDADRDPDAIVEEILSKIEEKQNA, from the coding sequence TTGAGGTGCGCTGAGAATATCGTTCTCATAGGCTTCATGGGGGCGGGGAAAAGTACGGTAGGACGCCGGCTCGCCCAGCGCAGCGGACGCTACTTCCTCGATGCCGACGCCCTGATCGAATCGGCCCAGGGCAAAGCGATTCCCTCCATCTTCGATGAAAAGGGGGAGGCCTATTTTCGCCAGTTGGAACAACAGAGCGCCCGTTGGCTCGCCGAGTGTGTTCGCGGCAGCATCGTCTCCACCGGCGGCGGCATGCCGATGGTTGTCGAAAAACTTCGTGATATCGGAACAGTGGTCTACCTGAAAATCTCCTTCGAAAAGATTCTACAGCGCATCCGGCCCGAAGAGCGCAAAAAGCGCCCCCTTTTCAACGATACAGCCAAGACACGGATGCTGTTTGAAGCCAGGGAGAGGATTTACGAAAAGCGGGCGCAGATTACCGTCGACGCCGACAGAGATCCCGACGCCATTGTCGAAGAGATTCTTTCAAAAATCGAAGAGAAACAAAACGCATAG
- a CDS encoding UDP-N-acetylmuramate dehydrogenase, producing the protein MTFRRIDFSKFSSIKIGPAIDVMVLEKGDSPPSGRFLIGHANNLLISCAPPPLMMLGKDFDYIAIEEDALVIGASTPTGKILSFCKKHDIGGFEYVAKLPGTLGGMLAMNAGVKSHETFDALLGVVTDRGRFRKEEIPHGYRYAQLPGIAYEASFMLKRGFDRHLAEALVALRAHQPREPSAGSVFKNPPGDYAGRLIEEAGLKGHRIGAMAWSRMHANFLVNLGGGSFEDAMALIDLARRRVWKQFGVELSLEIKIVDK; encoded by the coding sequence TTGACCTTCCGCCGTATCGATTTCTCGAAATTTTCCAGTATCAAAATCGGCCCCGCCATCGATGTGATGGTTCTGGAAAAAGGAGACAGCCCGCCGAGTGGGCGATTTTTGATAGGCCACGCCAACAATCTCCTCATCTCTTGCGCCCCGCCACCCCTGATGATGCTCGGCAAGGATTTCGACTACATCGCAATCGAAGAGGATGCGTTGGTCATTGGCGCGTCGACACCCACGGGGAAAATCCTCTCTTTCTGCAAAAAACACGATATCGGCGGGTTCGAGTATGTGGCGAAACTTCCCGGTACGCTGGGCGGGATGCTGGCGATGAATGCGGGAGTCAAATCCCATGAGACTTTCGATGCGCTTTTGGGTGTTGTCACCGACCGGGGACGTTTCCGCAAAGAGGAGATTCCCCACGGCTACCGCTACGCACAGCTTCCCGGTATCGCCTACGAGGCGTCGTTTATGCTCAAAAGGGGGTTCGACCGGCATCTGGCCGAAGCGTTGGTGGCGCTGCGTGCCCACCAGCCCAGGGAACCGAGCGCGGGGAGTGTTTTCAAGAACCCGCCGGGCGATTACGCCGGCCGGCTCATCGAGGAAGCCGGGCTGAAGGGGCATCGCATCGGCGCAATGGCATGGAGCCGGATGCACGCCAACTTTCTGGTCAATCTCGGGGGCGGCAGTTTCGAAGATGCGATGGCACTCATCGACCTGGCCCGTCGGAGGGTATGGAAGCAGTTTGGTGTCGAGCTCTCCTTGGAAATCAAAATCGTTGATAAATAA
- the fliQ gene encoding flagellar biosynthesis protein FliQ gives MEAQFVALGVETLKLALILSLPMLLAGLIAGLAISIFQATTQINEMTLSFIPKIIIVALVMIITMPWMMNEMIDFTTRIYDMIKGFAF, from the coding sequence ATGGAAGCCCAGTTCGTCGCGCTCGGAGTGGAGACACTGAAACTGGCGCTGATACTCTCTTTGCCGATGCTCTTGGCAGGGTTGATCGCCGGACTGGCCATCAGCATTTTCCAGGCGACGACCCAGATCAACGAGATGACGCTTAGCTTCATACCCAAGATCATCATCGTCGCGCTTGTCATGATTATTACGATGCCGTGGATGATGAATGAGATGATAGACTTCACGACCCGCATTTACGATATGATCAAAGGTTTCGCTTTTTGA
- a CDS encoding AMIN domain-containing protein, whose translation MRKYLFLLCMALLASEARENPFKPIIDNTVLPVTSNKVEKAPPFEKTRVQLPVDARILTSVAIYYQSIDGSIKKEIVAIDRSIDWHKPLIISQEEVTPPAVPPKTRTPLRREKKKAAAKPKPSTAVGHAEPAIKYAPLPFVSLKIEKNRIKILTKDEKIRAFHLTHPFKVAIDFRRKAGFLTKHKDLDTPPFTAVDIGNHEGYYRVVVTFDAPYRYDIKKTDDGYLLEVR comes from the coding sequence ATGAGAAAATATCTGTTTTTACTTTGCATGGCGCTACTGGCCTCCGAGGCAAGAGAGAACCCTTTCAAACCCATCATCGACAACACCGTTTTGCCCGTGACATCCAACAAGGTCGAAAAGGCACCCCCTTTTGAAAAGACCCGAGTCCAGCTTCCCGTGGATGCACGCATTCTCACCTCCGTCGCCATCTACTACCAATCCATTGACGGATCGATCAAAAAAGAGATCGTCGCCATCGATCGGTCAATCGATTGGCACAAACCCCTCATCATCTCCCAGGAGGAGGTGACACCGCCGGCGGTGCCCCCAAAAACCAGGACACCTCTGCGGCGCGAAAAGAAAAAAGCCGCAGCCAAACCGAAACCCTCCACCGCGGTCGGCCACGCAGAGCCGGCGATCAAATACGCTCCCCTTCCCTTTGTATCGCTGAAGATCGAAAAGAACCGTATCAAAATTCTCACGAAAGATGAGAAAATCCGCGCATTCCATCTGACCCATCCCTTCAAAGTGGCGATAGACTTCCGGCGAAAGGCGGGCTTTCTTACCAAACACAAAGATTTGGATACACCCCCGTTCACCGCCGTCGATATCGGCAACCATGAAGGGTATTACCGCGTCGTTGTCACATTCGATGCCCCCTACCGGTACGACATCAAGAAAACGGACGATGGATACCTCCTTGAGGTGCGCTGA
- a CDS encoding cation:proton antiporter, with product MSSDVLIIVTLSLLIWVSPFIAKLVRLPTTPVEIILGSIAGGIGLFGEGDNEIFSIVAEFGFLYLMFVAGLEVNVKKLLRTDMEILKTGFAYLGILYALSVLIAYQLGMSFVFMVIFPLISVGLIATLSKEYGKETPWVKLSITIGILGELISIIVLTLASAGIHYGLGLDFFFKISVLATFIASMALVYYLLHLLFWWYPEIRSVMMPYFDTKEQDIRLSMATLFIMLAIMLYLGLELAFGAFIAGVFIATFFSHKEDLEAKLSSFGFGFLIPIFFIYVGSSLPYEALQKEGLILFSLIIAVIMIFIRMLASSAFVRLCGFRNATLIAFSHAMPLTLLIAVATLAFHARSIDEFHYEAFILASIVEVVVSMAAIKLLNRRKPVEECVLAPGGKTKKQNG from the coding sequence ATGAGCAGTGACGTTCTGATCATCGTGACCCTGTCGCTGCTGATCTGGGTGAGCCCCTTCATCGCGAAGCTCGTCAGGCTGCCTACGACGCCGGTCGAGATCATTCTGGGTTCCATCGCCGGAGGCATCGGACTTTTCGGGGAGGGAGACAACGAGATTTTCTCCATCGTCGCGGAGTTCGGGTTTCTCTACCTGATGTTCGTGGCGGGCCTGGAGGTCAACGTCAAGAAACTGCTTCGCACCGACATGGAGATTCTGAAGACAGGATTCGCCTATCTGGGCATCCTCTACGCGCTATCCGTGCTAATCGCCTACCAGCTTGGGATGAGTTTCGTTTTCATGGTGATTTTTCCTCTCATCTCCGTCGGGCTTATCGCCACCCTTTCGAAAGAGTACGGCAAGGAGACTCCCTGGGTCAAACTCTCGATCACCATCGGTATCCTGGGTGAGCTGATCAGTATCATCGTCCTGACACTCGCGAGTGCCGGCATCCATTACGGTCTGGGGCTCGACTTCTTTTTCAAGATATCGGTTCTTGCCACGTTCATCGCGTCGATGGCGCTGGTCTATTACCTGTTGCATCTGCTTTTTTGGTGGTATCCGGAGATACGCAGTGTCATGATGCCCTATTTCGATACGAAGGAGCAAGATATTCGGCTGAGCATGGCGACCCTTTTCATCATGCTGGCGATCATGCTCTATCTCGGGCTTGAACTCGCCTTCGGCGCCTTCATCGCCGGTGTATTCATCGCGACCTTCTTCTCCCACAAGGAGGATTTGGAGGCGAAACTCTCCAGTTTCGGCTTCGGGTTTTTGATCCCGATCTTTTTCATCTATGTGGGAAGTTCCCTCCCCTACGAAGCGCTTCAGAAAGAGGGACTCATCCTCTTCTCCCTGATTATCGCGGTTATCATGATTTTCATACGTATGCTGGCCTCGTCGGCATTCGTCCGTCTTTGCGGCTTCAGGAACGCGACGCTGATCGCCTTTTCGCATGCGATGCCCCTGACGCTTCTCATCGCCGTCGCGACGCTGGCGTTTCATGCGCGAAGCATCGACGAGTTTCACTACGAGGCATTCATTCTCGCCAGTATCGTGGAGGTGGTCGTTTCGATGGCGGCCATCAAGCTGCTGAACCGGAGAAAACCCGTGGAAGAGTGCGTTTTGGCCCCAGGCGGCAAAACCAAAAAGCAGAATGGTTAG